Proteins co-encoded in one Bos taurus isolate L1 Dominette 01449 registration number 42190680 breed Hereford chromosome X, ARS-UCD2.0, whole genome shotgun sequence genomic window:
- the LOC613515 gene encoding LOW QUALITY PROTEIN: casein kinase I (The sequence of the model RefSeq protein was modified relative to this genomic sequence to represent the inferred CDS: deleted 1 base in 1 codon): MASSSGSRSEFIAGGKYKLVRKIGSGSFGKVYLAINITNGEEVAVKLEPQKARQPQLLYESRLYKLLQGGVGIPRIWWYGQEKDYNVLVMDLLGPSLEELFNYCSRRFTMKTVLMLADQMISRIEYLHTKDFIHRDIKPDNFLMGAGSHCNMCLECQARKRKRGMSGSTSQDPASSNSNQLFLVDFGLAKRYRDSKTKQHIPYKEKKSLTGTARYASLNSHLGIEQSRRDDMESLGYVLMYFNRSSLPWQGIKTATMKQKYEKICESKMATPIEALCNGFPSEFATYLNYCRGLRFEEAPDYTYLRQLFRSLFRTLNYQYDYAFDWILKQRAAQQAASSSGQGQQAQTATTTGKKTDKKKSNMKRFVSPSQGAEAAE; the protein is encoded by the exons ATGGCGAGCAGCAGTGGCTCCAGGTCCGAATTCATTGCTGGAGGGAAATACAAGCTGGTAAGAAAGATTGGGTCTGGCTCCTTCGGGAAAGTCTATTTGGCGATCAATATCACCAACGGTGAGGAAGTGGCAGTGAAGCTAGAACCTCAGAAAGCGAGACAACCCCAGTTGCTGTATGAGAGCAGACTCTATAAGCTTCTTCAGGGCGGGGTTGGCATTCCCCGCATATGGTGGTATGGTCAGGAAAAGGACTATAATGTGCTAGTCATGGATCTTCTTGGCCCCAGCCTCGAAGAGCTCTTCAATTACTGTTCAAGACGGTTCACAATGAAAACTGTACTTATGTTAGCTGACCAGATGATCAGTAGAATCGAATATTTGCATACAAAGGATTTTATACACAGAGATATTAAACCAGATAACTTTCTAATGGGTGCTGGGTCTCACTGTAATATGTGTTTAGAATGTCAagcaaggaagaggaaaaggggcATGTCTGGTAGTACTTCTCAGGACCCAGCTTCCTCAAACTCAAACCAGTTATTCCTTGTTGATTTTGGTTTGGCCAAAAGGTACAGAGACAGCAAGACAAAGCAACACATTccatacaaagaaaagaaaagtctcACTGGTACTGCTCGGTATGCTAGCCTCAATTCACATCTTGGTATTGAACAGAGTCGACGAGATGACATGGAATCATTAGGATATGTTTTGATGTATTTTAATAGAAGCAGCCTGCCGTGGCAAGGAATAAAGACTGCAACAATGAAGCAAAAATACGAAAAGATTTGCGAAAGTAAGATGGCCACACCTATTGAAGCTTTATGTAATGGATTTCCCTCAGAATTTGCTACGTACTTAAACTATTGTCGTGGACTGCGCTTTGAGGAAGCCCCGGATTACACCTACCTCAGGCAGCTTTTCCGCAGTCTTTTCAGGACCCTGAATTACCAATATGACTACGCATTTGATTGGATATTAAAGCAGAGAGCAGCACAGCAGGCAGCCTCTTCAAGTGGGCAGggtcagcaggcccaaaccgccACCAccacaggcaagaaaactgac AAAAAAAAGAGTAACATGAAAAGGTTTGTAAGCCCGAGTCAAGGAGCAGAAGCAGCAGAGTAA
- the ARMCX4 gene encoding armadillo repeat-containing X-linked protein 4, with protein MGRIQEVGLVTAGLMIWAGACYCIYRLTKGRAQSVRRLARNGSKVKMETVAGIQNQTLAMCEAMVGTEIETRPKPKTGAETGARDRSGAEVETKVIATDRSKAYSQAKAMAEAKTETQSEARTVAGTVIITEAVILTDAKASEVAMKEAVTQTDSGSGKLIKKEAVTQTKTKAWALGTKVETKKEAMTQTKAETHILAEKEIEMNRVVVTQNEALAVIREVTKTGAINKIRSVADTKSRALEETVSVAKTLSEVWSGTSVDAQGNPNFVSEAEAGAVMKPCSLSQAVAKIQIDSVLGTEVEAKGNCKTMSQAGSSADMRASVQSQVVAKAHTEAMLGVAVDVGGNTKAMCEAGIGADTSVSTQSQTVTKKQAETVSGARVDDRGNTNVISRAMMGADMTAATQPLVVADTQIEFAPDAWVKGRGSPYPVSMVRAGTDTESYMEPQPTIRVQADALPDDRVKAQDDANTKSKEEAGTDKKAQSQTSTKSQAEAPPTTRRKARSKAKGKSKAGLGIEMKTCVQPEAGVRAQAGVFPDSRIDGKGDPDAISGPGAKAELRASGEPQDMAIFQGEVLPGAQNKVQDNPDAVSKAGTGSDTKSSAQPQAVASSQGEALPGVKKKALGSASAVSKAGAGPDAKASAQPPTDAIGPAQLQAVASSQGEALCGVKNKARGNATAVSKAGTGQDTKSSAQPQAVTSTQGEALPGVKKKARGNAGAVSKAGAGSDTTGPTQPQAVVSSQSEASPGTKNKVRSNPNAASKAGAGSDAKASAQTPTDTTGPAQLQAVGNSWGEALPVTKNKTQGNPNAMSTAGTGPDATCSAQLQTDTTNTAQPQGMVSSQGEALLGAKNNVRGNPNNLCKAEAGADPVGSAQPQAESNSPGESLPSARSRVWGNPSTVSKVDSGPDTRGCVQPQAAASSQGETSCGTKKKAQDSASTASKAGSKPDTKGCVQPQATASSQGETSCGTKKKARGSASGASKAGAGPHAMDSLQLQTDTTGSAPSQAVASSQGEALLGARSKVRGNRITESKGEAGAGMVGSGQHQSLAHSQSKTSLGAKDKAKHKCEAEATGDVSVKPKAKATPTSENEGGAGTQACTKSQSKVHDYYWNGIGVEDWVASERWIKFRFQARDGYWENSTSWADDENEANTESWSVAKSENEVGIQSWAGAGDQASGGFWAGSQASQQSWAGGQANGGYWVEATDRAAGGSWTVAENQASGTSWAGTGNQAVVVPWTGPQVSDSSWAGGQTSEVSWTGGEAIGVSWAVVENQANGASWTGAEAQAGGRSQDGAGIQANGASWAQATGGNVVNIGYWAVAVDQATGGSWILTSDLSGGATWVGTSDLAKPRLEVQASENVSWTGTGLGPENQSSGKAWAVTANQASGGSGLASVNQSSGVSWITTGEQASGGARPGIVGQSSVGSWSGTGNQASEGLLAGTVEQASGGSWTGTGDQSRGGSKPGFEVQVSEEGSLARAGGQADGQSRLGPEDQPSGGSWANSGDQASGGFLVGAVDQANEGSWVGGHQAGSEAKPRYEDQAKSGRVSWADSAGQASVGSILGPRDQSVGDSWAAVGDQASGGSRPVPENQSSGWFYACSGSQANAGGSWGGAGDQAVRGPVLEPMNQSSGGSWADTGSPASGGSWAGAGAQAGSCSKPGFEDQASGGVFWSSAQDQAIGGSSPGLADQASGGSWTGTGSQASERSWIVTGDQGSSCYKSGFEDQASGGGSWVGTGDQACGKSQTGSKPVNEAGRASSMGPEHQASGGSWTSPGDQPSRKSQVSAGVEAREGSWFGAGSEASTGSWFWRGEKVCIVSSPGDKNEASIKSSSVVGKEAIIDSRFGAKNKANIGSWMESDEAVCMDSCLGAESGAVAGAEARQESWLWDGDVATTGSRLGAGAEASGRSWTLAGDVDEDELSRASSPDIEEISLRSLFWADSENSNALRSKCEKDVSFERGARHKVSNKDKLEAAGGVDAKSCSWDGKRNRSEDKSVPKTKAKKTAESRVSCPSMVPGAGMGSWAGAMIWTEMKFPYQNESCFPPEDELRKQIRSGEKTQPWVCRCKRENNMDPRELEKLICMIEMTEDPSIHEIANNALYNSRDYPFSHEIIRNAGRISIIEGLLNNPYPSVRQKALNALNNISVAAENHRKVKTYLNQVCEDTITYPLNSNVQLAGLRLIKHLTIISEYQHMVTNYISEFLRLLTVGSGETKDHILGMLLNFSKNPSMTKDLLIANAPASLINIFSKKETKENILNALSLFENINYHFKRRAKVFTQDKFSKNSLYFIFQRPKACAKKLRILAAEYNDPEVKERVELLLSKL; from the coding sequence ATGGGTCGCATTCAGGAAGTGGGCTTGGTTACTGCAGGACTGATGATCTGGGCTGGTGCCTGCTACTGCATTTACAGATTAACCAAGGGAAGAGCCCAGAGTGTGAGGCGACTTGCCAGAAATGGGTCCAAAGTCAAGATGGAGACTGTGGCTGGGATACAAAACCAGACCTTGGCCATGTGTGAAGCCATGGTGGGGACAGAAATTGAGACTAGACCCAAGCCCAAGACCGGAGCAGAAACTGGAGCAAGAGATAGGTCTGGAGCTGAAGTAGAGACTAAGGTCATTGCTACAGACAGAAGCAAAGCCTATTCTCAAGCCAAGGCAATGGCTGAAGCAAAGACAGAGACCCAATCTGAGGCCAGAACGGTGGCTGGAACAGTGATAATAACAGAGGCAGTGATTTTGACTGACGCCAAAGCCAGTGAAGTGGCCATGAAAGAGGCAGTGACCCAAACTGACTCTGGGTCTGGGAAACTAATCAAGAAAGAGGCAGTGACCCAGACCAAAACTAAAGCTTGGGCACTTGGTACTAAGGTAGAGACCAAGAAAGAAGCAATGACCCAGACCAAAGCAGAAACTCATATATTGGCTGAAAAAGAGATAGAAATGAACAGAGTGGTGGTGACACAGAATGAGGCCTTGGCAGTAATCAGGGAAGTGACCAAGACGGGCGCCATAAACAAGATCAGAAGTGTGGCTGACACCAAGTCAAGAGCCCTGGAAGAGACTGTGagtgtggctaagactctgtctGAGGTCTGGTCTGGTACCTCAGTTGATGCTCAGGGAAATCCTAATTTTGTGTCTGAGGCAGAAGCTGGAGCAGTCATGAAGCCCTGTTCACTGTCTCAGGCTGTGGCCAAGATCCAGATTGACAGTGTTCTTGGTACTGAGGTTGAGGCCAAGGGGAATTGCAAAACTATGTCTCAGGCAGGGTCTTCAGCAGATATGAGGGCTTCTGTTCAGTCTCAAGTTGTAGCCAAGGCCCATACTGAGGCCATGCTTGGGGTGGCAGTTGATGTTGGGGGTAATACCAAGGCCATGTGTGAAGCAGGGATTGGGGCAGATACAAGTGTTTCTACACAATCTCAGACTGTGACCAAGAAACAGGCTGAGACAGTATCTGGTGCCAGGGTTGATGACAGGGGAAATACCAATGTCATATCTAGGGCAATGATGGGAGCTGACATGACGGCTGCCACACAGCCTCTAGTTGTAGCCGACACTCAGATTGAATTTGCGCCTGATGCCTGGGTTAAGGGTAGAGGCAGCCCCTATCCTGTATCCATGGTGAGGGCTGGAACAGACACTGAATCCTATATGGAGCCTCAGCCTACGATCCGTGTCCAGGCTGATGCCCTGCCTGATGACAGGGTTAAGGCTCAAGACGATGCCAACACCAAGTCTAAAGAAGAAGCTGGGACAGACAAAAAGGCACAGTCTCAGACTTCCACCAAGAGCCAGGCTGAGGCTCCACCTACCACCAGACGTAAAGCTAGGAGCAAAGCCAAAGGCAAGAGTAAGGCAGGGCTTGGAATAGAGATGAAAACCTGTGTACAGCCTGAAGCTGGGGTCAGGGCCCAAGCTGGTGTTTTCCCTGATTCCAGAATTGATGGCAAGGGTGATCCCGATGCCATTTCTGGGCCAGGGGCTAAGGCAGAACTGAGGGCCTCTGGTGAACCTCAGGATATGGCCATTTTCCAGGGCGAGGTCTTACCTGGTGCCCAGAATAAGGTCCAGGACAATCCCGATGCTGTTTCTAAGGCAGGGACTGGGTCAGATACAAAGAGCTCTGCTCAGCCCCAGGCTGTGGCCAGTTCCCAGGGGGAAGCCTTGCCTGGTGTCAAGAAGAAGGCTCTGGGCAGTGCCAGTGCTGTGTCTAAGGCAGGGGCTGGTCCAGATGCAAAGGCCTCGGCCCAGCCTCCGACAGATGCAATAGGCCCTGCCCAGCTCCAGGCTGTGGCCAGTTCCCAGGGTGAGGCTTTGTGTGGTGTCAAAAATAAGGCTCGGGGCAATGCCACTGCTGTGTCTAAAGCAGGGACTGGACAGGATACAAAGAGCTCTGCCCAGCCCCAGGCGGTGACCAGTACGCAGGGTGAGGCCTTGCCTGGTGTCAAGAAGAAGGCTCGGGGCAATGCTGGTGCTGTGTCTAAGGCAGGGGCTGGGTCAGATACCACAGGCCCTACTCAGCCCCAAGCTGTGGTCAGTTCTCAGAGTGAAGCCTCGCCTGGTACTAAGAATAAGGTCCGGAGCAATCCCAATGCTGCGTCTAAGGCAGGGGCTGGGTCAGATGCAAAGGCCTCTGCTCAGACTCCAACAGATACAACAGGCcctgctcagctccaggctgTGGGCAATTCCTGGGGTGAAGCCTTGCCTGTTACTAAGAATAAGACCCAGGGGAATCCCAATGCCATGTCTACAGCAGGAACTGGGCCAGACGCAACGTGTTCTGCCCAGCTTCAAACAGATACAACAAACACTGCCCAGCCCCAAGGTATGGTCAGTTCTCAGGGTGAGGCCTTGCTTGGTGCCAAGAATAATGTCAGGGGTAATCCCAACAATTTGTGCAAGGCAGAGGCTGGAGCAGACCCCGTGGGCTCTGCTCAGCCCCAAGCTGAGTCTAATTCCCCAGGTGAATCCTTGCCTAGTGCCAGAAGTAGGGTCTGGGGCAATCCCAGTACTGTGTCTAAGGTGGACTCTGGACCAGATACCAGAGGCTGTGTTCAACCACAAGCTGCAGCCAGTTCCCAGGGTGAGACCTCGTGTGGTACTAAGAAGAAGGCTCAGGATAGTGCCAGTACTGCATCCAAGGCAGGGTCTAAGCCAGATACCAAGGGCTGTGTTCAGCCCCAGGCTACAGCCAGTTCCCAGGGTGAGACCTCGTGTGGTACTAAGAAGAAGGCTCGGGGCAGTGCCAGTGGTGCGTCTAAGGCAGGTGCTGGGCCACATGCAATGGACTCTCTGCAGCTGCAAACAGATACAACAGGCTCTGCTCCATCCCAGGCTGTGGCCAGTTCCCAGGGAGAGGCCTTGCTTGGTGCCAGGAGTAAGGTCAGGGGCAATCGCATTACTGAGTCTAAGGGAGAGGCTGGAGCAGGTATGGTGGGCTCTGGCCAGCATCAATCTTTAGCCCATTCCCAGAGCAAGACCTCGTTGGGGGCAAAGGACAAGGCTAAGCACAAGTGCGAGGCAGAAGCCACGGGAGATGTCTCTGTAAAGCCCAAGGCTAAGGCCACGCCCACTTCAGAGAATGAAGGTGGGGCAGGCACTCAGGCCTGCACAAAGTCTCAGTCTAAGGTCCACGACTACTACTGGAATGGGATTGGTGTTGAGGACTGGGTTGCTTCAGAGCGATGGATCAAATTTAGGTTTCAGGCTAGGGATGGATACTGGGAGAATAGCACATCCTGGGCTGATGATGAAAATGAAGCCAATACTGAGTCCTGGAGTGTGGCTAAGAGTGAGAATGAGGTTGGTATTCAGTCCTGGGCTGGAGCTGGGGACCAGGCCAGTGGAGGGTTCTGGGCTGGGAGTCAGGCCAGTCAACAGTCCTGGGCTGGGGGACAGGCCAATGGAGGTTACTGGGTAGAGGCTACAGACAGGGCTGCTGGAGGGTCCTGGACTGTAGCTGAGAACCAGGCCAGTGGGACTTCTTGGGCTGGCACTGGGAACCAGGCTGTTGTGGTGCCCTGGACTGGACCTCAGGTGAGTGACAGTTCCTGGGCTGGGGGCCAAACCAGTGAGGTATCTTGGACTGGGGGAGAGGCCATTGGTGTATCCTGGGCTGTGGTTGAGAACCAGGCCAATGGAGCATCCTGGACTGGGGCTGAGGCACAGGCTGGTGGAAGGTCCCAGGATGGGGCTGGGATTCAGGCTAATGGAGCCTCCTGGGCTCAGGCTACAGGTGGGAATGTGGTTAACATTGGGTACTGGGCTGTGGCTGTGGACCAGGCTACTGGAGGTTCCTGGATTCTGACTAGTGACCTCTCTGGCGGTGCAACCTGGGTTGGGACTAGTGATCTGGCCAAGCCTAGACTTGAGGTTCAGGCCAGTGAAAATGTGTCCTGGACTGGGACTGGGCTGGGGCCTGAAAACCAGTCCAGTGGAAAGGCCTGGGCTGTCACTGCCAACCAAGCCAGCGGAGGGTCTGGGCTAGCTTCTGTGAATCAGTCCAGTGGTGTGTCCTGGATTACAACTGGAGAACAGGCCAGTGGAGGGGCTAGGCCAGGGATTGTAGGCCAGTCCAGTGTTGGGTCCTGGTCTGGCACTGGGAACCAGGCCAGTGAAGGATTATTGGCTGGGACTGTGGAGCAGGCCAGTGGGGGTTCCTGGACCGGGACTGGTGATCAGTCTCGTGGTGGGTCCAAGCCTGGATTTGAGGTTCAGGTCAGTGAAGAAGGTTCTTTGGCCCGTGCTGGTGGTCAGGCTGATGGACAGTCTAGGTTGGGACCCGAGGACCAGCCCAGTGGAGGGTCCTGGGCTAACTCTGGGGACCAAGCCAGTGGAGGGTTCTTGGTTGGAGCTGTGGACCAGGCCAATGAAGGGTCCTGGGTTGGTGGGCATCAGGCTGGCAGTGAGGCAAAGCCTAGGTATGAGGATCAGGCCAAATCTGGAAGAGTATCTTGGGCTGACAGTGCAGGTCAGGCTAGTGTAGGGTCTATACTGGGGCCAAGGGACCAGTCTGTTGGAGATTCCTGGGCTGCTGTTGGAGACCAAGCCAGTGGAGGATCCAGGCCAGTGCCCGAGAATCAGTCCAGTGGATGGTTCTATGCTTGCAGTGGGAGTCAGGCCAATGCAGGAGGGTCCTGGGGTGGGGCTGGTGACCAGGCGGTTAGAGGTCCTGTGCTCGAGCCCATGAACCAGTCCAGTGGTGGGTCCTGGGCTGATACTGGGAGTCCAGCCAGTGGAGGGTcttgggctggggctggggctcagGCTGGTAGCTGTTCCAAACCTGGATTTGAGGATCAGGCCAGTGGTGGAGTGTTCTGGTCCAGTGCTCAGGACCAGGCCATTGGAGGGTCTAGTCCAGGGCTTGCAGACCAGGCCAGTGGTGGGTCCTGGACTGGCACTGGGAGTCAGGCCAGTGAAAGGTCCTGGATTGTGACTGGGGATCAAGGAAGTAGCTGTTACAAATCTGGATTTGAGGATCAGGCCAGTGGAGGAGGCTCCTGGGTTGGCACTGGGGATCAGGCTTGTGGAAAATCCCAGACTGGATCTAAGCCTGTGAATGAGGCTGGTAGAGCATCTAGCATGGGGCCTGAACATCAGGCAAGTGGAGGGTCGTGGACAAGCCCTGGAGATCAGCCCAGTAGAAAGTCTCAGGTAAGTGCTggggtggaggccagggagggATCCTGGTTTGGAGCTGGGAGTGAGGCTAGCACAGGGTCTTGGTTCTGGAGAGGGGAAAAAGTTTGTATTGTATCTAGTCCTGGGGATAAAAATGAAGCCAGTATTAAATCCAGCTCAGTAGTTGGGAAAGAAGCCATCATTGATTCCAGATTTGGGGCCAAGAACAAGGCCAATATTGGGTCCTGGATGGAATCTGATGAGGCTGTCTGTATGGATTCCTGTTTGGGAGCTGAGTCTGGAGCTGTGGCTGGAGCTGAGGCCAGGCAGGAGTCTTGGCTGTGGGATGGAGATGTAGCCACTACAGGGTCTAGGCTTGGGGCTGGGGCAGAGGCTAGTGGGCGGTCCTGGACTTTGGCTGGAGATGTAGATGAGGATGAGCTAAGTAGAGCATCTAGCCCTGATATTGAGGAGATCAGTTTAAGGTCCTTGTTTTGGGCTGACAGTGAGAACAGTAATGCACTCAGATCTAAGTGTGAGAAAGATGTCAGTTTTGAGCGTGGGGCTAGACATAAGGTCAGCAACAAGGACAAGCTGGAGGCTGCTGGTGGAGTCGATGCAAAGTCTTGTTCCTGGGATGgtaaaagaaacagaagtgagGATAAATCTGTGCCTAAGACTAAAGCCAAAAAGACAGCTGAGTCAAGAGTCTCATGTCCGTCCATGGTCCCTGGGGCAGGAATGGGGTCATGGGCAGGAGCCATGATCTGGACAGAAATGAAATTTCCATACCAAAATGAGTCTTGCTTCCCACCTGAAGATGAACTCAGAAAGCAGATCAGGTCTGGGGAGAAAACTCAGCCCTGGGTTTGCCGTTGTAAACGTGAAAATAACATGGATCCACGAGAGCTCGAGAAACTCATTTGCATGATTGAGATGACTGAAGATCCTTCTATTCATGAAATAGCCAATAATGCTCTATATAACAGTCGTGATTACCCATTTTCCCATGAAATAATTCGTAATGCAGGTAGAATCTCAATTATTGAAGGCTTGCTTAATAACCCCTACCCTAGTGTTAGGCAGAAAGCTTTAAATGCACTGAATAACATCTCAGTGGCTGCTGAAAACCATAGGAAGGTTAAAACATACTTAAATCAAGTATGTGAAGACACCATCACCTATCCCTTGAATTCAAATGTGCAGCTGGCTGGACTGAGATTGATAAAGCACCTGACTATTATCAGTGAGTATCAGCATATGGTTACAAATTACATTTCAGAATTTCTTCGTTTGTTAACTGTGGGAAGTGGAGAAACTAAAGACCATATTTTGGGAATGCTTTTAAATTTCTCTAAAAATCCCTCTATGACAAAGGACTTGCTCATTGCCAATGCACCAGCATCACTGATTAATATCTTTAGCaagaaagagacaaaggagaaTATTCTTAATGCTCTTTcactatttgaaaatataaattaccaTTTTAAAAGAAGAGCAAAAGTATTTACCCAAGACAAGTTCAGTAAAAATTCCCTTTATTTCATATTCCAACGACCTAAAGCATGTGCCAAGAAACTTCGCATCTTAGCAGCAGAATACAATGACCCTGAGGTGAAAGAAAGAGTTGAGCTGTTATTAAGTAAACTATGA